Proteins found in one Epinephelus fuscoguttatus linkage group LG4, E.fuscoguttatus.final_Chr_v1 genomic segment:
- the tbxas1 gene encoding thromboxane-A synthase isoform X2: MLRQVMVRDFSSFPNRMTVRFATKPMTDCLLMLRNEQWKRVRSILTPSFSAAKMKVMVPLINTATDALMSNLNAFAESGEAFDIHKCFGCFTMDVIASVAFATQVDSQNNPDDPFVHHAQMFFSFSFFRPIMLFFIAFPFIMAPLAKLIPNKRRDQMNRFFIDSIQKIIKQREEQPPEQRRRDFLQLMLDARTSKESVSLEHFDTASHVSELDDRNQQTQQSASDQDDCPQPQEPPTRRPQKKMITEDEIVGQAFVFLLAGYETSSNTLAFTCYLLALHPECQSKVQEEVDDFFTRHESPDYTNVQELKYLDMVISEALRLYPPGFRFARDIDQDCVVNGQFLPKGATLEIPAGFLHYDPEHWPEPEKFIPERFTPEAKAGRHPFVYLPFGAGPRNCVGKRLAQLEIKMALVRLFHRFSIVACSETKVPLELKSSSTLGPKNGIFVKIKRRDTDTEGQVNSPTDS, translated from the exons ATGCTCAGACAAGTGATGGTCAGGGACTTCAGCAGCTTCCCAAACAGAATG ACTGTTCGCTTTGCCACCAAGCCTATGACTGACTGTCTGCTCATGCTAAGAAATGAACAGTGGAAGAGAGTGCGGAGCATCCTGACCCCATCATTCAGTGCTGCCAAGATGAAAGTG ATGGTTCCACTTATCAACACAGCCACCGATGCTCTGATGAGCAACTTGAATGCATTCGCTGAGTCAGGAGAGGCCTTTGACATCCACaa GTGTTTTGGCTGCTTCACTATGGATGTTATTGCCAGTGTGGCATTTGCAACTCAGGTTGACTCACAAAACAACCCAGATGACCCATTTGTCCACCATGCGCAGATGttcttctccttttctttcttcagGCCCATCATGCTGTTTTTCA TTGCATTTCCATTCATCATGGCTCCTCTGGCTAAACTCATCCCCAACAAAAGACGAGACCAGATGAACAGGTTCTTCATTGACAGCATTCAGAAGATCATCaagcagagagaggagcagcCTCCTGAACAG AGGCGTCGAGACTTCCTTCAGCTGATGTTGGATGCACGAACCAGCAAGGAGAGTGTGTCTTTGGAACACTTTGACACAGCGAGCCATGTTAGCGAGCTGGATGACAGGAACCAGCAGACACAACAGTCAGCCTCTGATCAGGACGACTGTCCTCAGCCGCAGGAGCCTCCTACCAGGCGTCCACAGAAGAAGATGATAACTGAAGATGAGATCGTGGGTcaggcttttgtttttcttttagcgGGCTATGAAACCAGCAGCAACACGTTGGCCTTTACCTGCTACCTCCTGGCCCTCCACCCCGAATGTCAAAGCAAAGTACAGGAAGAGGTGGATGATTTCTTCACCAGACAT GAATCACCAGACTACACAAATGTTCAGGAGCTGAAGTACTTAGATATGGTTATAAGTGAAGCACTGCGCCTCTACCCTCCTGGATTCAG GTTTGCCAGAGACATCGACCAGGACTGTGTGGTGAACGGCCAGTTCCTCCCTAAAGGAGCAACGCTTGAGATCCCAGCGGGCTTCCTCCACTACGACCCAGAGCATTGGCCGGAGCCTGAGAAGTTCATCCCTGAGCG ATTCACGCCAGAGGCCAAGGCCGGTCGACATCCGTTTGTATACCTGCCGTTCGGGGCCGGTCCCCGTAACTGTGTGGGAAAGAGGCTTGCCCAACTGGAAATCAAAATGGCATTAGTGCGTCTGTTCCACAGGTTCAGCATTGTGGCCTGCTCTGAGACCAAG GTTCCTCTTGAGTTAAAGTCATCAAGCACCCTAGGACCTAAAAATGGGATATTTGTGAAAATTAAAAGAAGAGACACGGACACGGAAGGCCAAGTGAATTCTCCTACAGACAGTTAG
- the tbxas1 gene encoding thromboxane-A synthase isoform X1 has translation MEAVVDFLNAFRIKASGLSVTLSLFLIFLGLLYWYSIYPYSVLSRCGIKHPKPVPFYGNIFMFRQGFFKPINDLIKTHGRVCGYYLGRRAVVVIADPDMLRQVMVRDFSSFPNRMTVRFATKPMTDCLLMLRNEQWKRVRSILTPSFSAAKMKVMVPLINTATDALMSNLNAFAESGEAFDIHKCFGCFTMDVIASVAFATQVDSQNNPDDPFVHHAQMFFSFSFFRPIMLFFIAFPFIMAPLAKLIPNKRRDQMNRFFIDSIQKIIKQREEQPPEQRRRDFLQLMLDARTSKESVSLEHFDTASHVSELDDRNQQTQQSASDQDDCPQPQEPPTRRPQKKMITEDEIVGQAFVFLLAGYETSSNTLAFTCYLLALHPECQSKVQEEVDDFFTRHESPDYTNVQELKYLDMVISEALRLYPPGFRFARDIDQDCVVNGQFLPKGATLEIPAGFLHYDPEHWPEPEKFIPERFTPEAKAGRHPFVYLPFGAGPRNCVGKRLAQLEIKMALVRLFHRFSIVACSETKVPLELKSSSTLGPKNGIFVKIKRRDTDTEGQVNSPTDS, from the exons ATGGAGGCTGTAGTTGACTTCCTAAATGCATTCCGCATCAAGGCCAGTGGATTGTCTGTGACACTCAGCCTCTTCCTCATCTTTCTGGGTCTTCTGTACTG GTATTCAATTTACCCTTATTCAGTCCTTTCTCGATGTGGCATCAAACATCCAAAGCCAGTACCTTTCTATGGCAACATATTCATGTTTCGCCAG GGTTTTTTCAAACCTATTAATGATCTCATAAAGACACATGGCAGAGTTTGTGG GTACTATTTGGGCCGGAGAGCGGTGGTGGTGATAGCGGACCCTGACATGCTCAGACAAGTGATGGTCAGGGACTTCAGCAGCTTCCCAAACAGAATG ACTGTTCGCTTTGCCACCAAGCCTATGACTGACTGTCTGCTCATGCTAAGAAATGAACAGTGGAAGAGAGTGCGGAGCATCCTGACCCCATCATTCAGTGCTGCCAAGATGAAAGTG ATGGTTCCACTTATCAACACAGCCACCGATGCTCTGATGAGCAACTTGAATGCATTCGCTGAGTCAGGAGAGGCCTTTGACATCCACaa GTGTTTTGGCTGCTTCACTATGGATGTTATTGCCAGTGTGGCATTTGCAACTCAGGTTGACTCACAAAACAACCCAGATGACCCATTTGTCCACCATGCGCAGATGttcttctccttttctttcttcagGCCCATCATGCTGTTTTTCA TTGCATTTCCATTCATCATGGCTCCTCTGGCTAAACTCATCCCCAACAAAAGACGAGACCAGATGAACAGGTTCTTCATTGACAGCATTCAGAAGATCATCaagcagagagaggagcagcCTCCTGAACAG AGGCGTCGAGACTTCCTTCAGCTGATGTTGGATGCACGAACCAGCAAGGAGAGTGTGTCTTTGGAACACTTTGACACAGCGAGCCATGTTAGCGAGCTGGATGACAGGAACCAGCAGACACAACAGTCAGCCTCTGATCAGGACGACTGTCCTCAGCCGCAGGAGCCTCCTACCAGGCGTCCACAGAAGAAGATGATAACTGAAGATGAGATCGTGGGTcaggcttttgtttttcttttagcgGGCTATGAAACCAGCAGCAACACGTTGGCCTTTACCTGCTACCTCCTGGCCCTCCACCCCGAATGTCAAAGCAAAGTACAGGAAGAGGTGGATGATTTCTTCACCAGACAT GAATCACCAGACTACACAAATGTTCAGGAGCTGAAGTACTTAGATATGGTTATAAGTGAAGCACTGCGCCTCTACCCTCCTGGATTCAG GTTTGCCAGAGACATCGACCAGGACTGTGTGGTGAACGGCCAGTTCCTCCCTAAAGGAGCAACGCTTGAGATCCCAGCGGGCTTCCTCCACTACGACCCAGAGCATTGGCCGGAGCCTGAGAAGTTCATCCCTGAGCG ATTCACGCCAGAGGCCAAGGCCGGTCGACATCCGTTTGTATACCTGCCGTTCGGGGCCGGTCCCCGTAACTGTGTGGGAAAGAGGCTTGCCCAACTGGAAATCAAAATGGCATTAGTGCGTCTGTTCCACAGGTTCAGCATTGTGGCCTGCTCTGAGACCAAG GTTCCTCTTGAGTTAAAGTCATCAAGCACCCTAGGACCTAAAAATGGGATATTTGTGAAAATTAAAAGAAGAGACACGGACACGGAAGGCCAAGTGAATTCTCCTACAGACAGTTAG